Part of the Gemmatimonadota bacterium genome is shown below.
CGGATGCCATCGTAGCGGAGTTCCTGGCTGAAATCGAAGCAGATCTGGCGAACTCGTCCCTTGGGACACTAACCCTGAATGCCGACGCCACCGCCACCAACCACCTGGATGAATCGGCTGTATGGTCGGCGAACGGCAGTGTACTGATCCTACGACAGGACGACACCGTCGTCTTTCTTGGTAACTACGTGGTCGAGAACGACCGACTGACGCTGACCCTGACCAAGGCTCATGTGCTGCAGTTGATCCAGGCCGAATCCGAAGAGCCTCCGACTCCTGACGAACTGATGTTCTTCGACGCCGTTTTCGGGGAGGATGGCGGGATCAGCTTCTTCTTCGAAAGGGAATAGCCCCGAACACCGCGTTCACCGAACACCACGTTGGCCGGACACCGCATTCACCAGACACGGTGTGCAAAGAACCCGGACCGCGGCCGGCGTCATCAGAAAAGGTACGCATGCACCCCAGGATCAGGACTATCGGCAGGGAAATCGTATCCTTCGGGCTCATCGCGCTGGTCCTGCTGGCGGCCCGGTCGACCCTGGCCGATCACTATACCGTTCCGTCCGGTTCCATGGAATACACGCTCCTGCCGGGAGACCGGATCTTCGTGGCCAAGTACACCTATGGTTTCCGGTTTCCTTTCACGGACTGGAAGCTTACCGAGGGGCGCGAAGTAGAACGGGGCGAAGTGGTGATTTTCGATTCGCCCGTGGAAGACATCCGCCTGGTGAAGCGGATCGTCGCCGTGGGGGGCGACACCGTGTCGGTCCGCGGCGGCCAGGTTTCCATCAACGGCGCACCGATGAGTTCCTACACGGATATGCGGGAGGAGCACTACGGCGAACGCCGGGTCCGCCTGAACCTCAGTTACAGCGGAGGGGAGGATTACGGTCCGGAGATCATTCCCCCCGGGCATCTCCTGGCCATCGGAGACGCCCGGGGAAACAGCAAGGACGGACGGGTCTTCGGTTTCATCTCAAAGGAAGCGGTCTACGGCCGGGCCGTATCCGTCTACTACCGCAGCGACGAAGGCCTCTGCTGGCTGAAGCTGTAGCCAGACGCGGTGCCTACTGCGTTTCGGTCTTCGTTTCCTCTGCCTCTTCCTGCTCTCTATCATCCGCGCGCTGCTGTCGCTGCATCGGGTTTTCCGGCGTCCGGCGACGCTGCTTGAACAGCTGGAAGCGCGTGGGTTTCGACTGCGGCGGCCAGACGTTGTTGCTCAGGTTGGTATCCGCGGTCTCCAGGAAGGGATCGAGGGTGATCCTTTCCACCTGCTGATCCATGACGAACACCTTGGTCACGCGGTCGTCCCGGTACCGCCAGATTTCCGCCGGAATCCGCTGCACTTCCTTCGTTCCGTCCTCGAATTCGAACTCCAGGATCACCGGCATGACCAGCCCGCCGACGTTCTCGAAGGTCAGTTCGTAGAAGTGCTTGCCGCTTTCCAGGATGGCCAGGTCCTCGGGGGACAGGGTCGCCAGGTAGCTTTCATACTCGTCCTGGTCGAGGATGGAAACCTCGAAGGGATCGTACCTGTTGTAGAAATCGACCAGCGTCGAGTCCTGCGCGACCATCGGGTCCGTGATATCGGTCTGGTTGCGCGCGTAGCTGATCCCCCGGTTTTCCTCCGCCCGGTCCGCCCGGGCGATCTCCTTCTCCACATCCGGGTTCCGCGTGTTGATCTGGAACCACTTCACGTCGCCCAACCCGAGATCGACGTGGTCCGTGCTGTAGAACCACCCGCGCCAGAACCAGTCCAGGTCCACCGCGGAGGCGTCTTCCATGCTGCGGAAGAAATCCTCTGGGGAAGGATGCTTGAACATCCAGCGCTGTGAGTAACTGCGGAAGGCATGGTCGAAGAGTTCCCGGCCCATGACGGTCTCCCGGAGGATATTCAGCGCGGTAGCGGGCTTGCCGTAGGCGTTGGGCCCGAGTTGGAACACGGACTCCGAATTGGTCATGATGGGGGATATGCGCTCCACGTCGCCCTTCATATAATTCACGATCTGGTGGGCGGGTCCGCGGCGGGACGGATACTCGGTATCCCATTCCTGTTCGGCCAGGTACTGGAGAAAGGTATTCAGCCCCTCGTCCATCCACGTCCACTGCCGCTCGTCCGAATTGACGATCATGGGGAAGTAGTTGTGGCCGACCTCGTGGATGATCACGCTGATCATGCCGTACTTCGTCCGCTCGCTGTAGGTGCCGTCCGGTTCCGGCCGGCCGCCGTTGAAGCAGATCATCGGGTATTCCATGCCGATGCGGTTCGTGTGCACGGAAATCGACGTGGGATAGGGATAGTAGAAGGTGTACTTCGAATAGACGTCCATCGTATGGGCTACCACCTTCGTGGAATACCGTTCCCACAGGGGGTTGCCTTCCTTGGGATAGAAGGACATGGCCATGACGTGCTGGGGGCCGGACATGACGCCCATGGCGTCCCAGATGAATTTGCGGGAACTGGCGAAGGCGAAGTCACGCACGTTATCGCCATGGAAGACCCAGGTCTTCTTCTCGGTCGCGCGGCCCTTCTCCGCTTCGATGGCCTCCGCTTCGGTCACGATCATGACGGGCTCGTCCGCGGTCCTGGACCGCTCGAAACGCGCCTGCTGCTCGTCGGTCAGCACGTCCTTCGGGTTCTGGAGCACGCCGGTCGCCGCGACGATATGGTCGGCCGGCACGGTAATGCTGACCTTGTAATCGCCGAAGGGAAGGGTGAACTCGCCCCGGCCGAGGAACTGCTTGTTCTGCCAGCCTTCGACCTCGTTATACACCGCCATGCGGGGAAAGTACTGGGCGATGGCGTAGAGATAGTTGTCGTCTTCCTCGAAGTATTCGAAACCGGAACGGCCGCCTATCTTCATACGGTCGTTGATGTTGTACCACCATTTGATCTTGAACGTGAAAGACCGCCCGGGCCGGAGCGGCTCGGGGATGTCCACGCGCATCATCGTATTGTTGATGGTATGGGGAAGCGGGTTGTCGCGCCGGTCCCGCACCCACTCGACCTTGAAGCCGCCGTCGAAGTCGTTCAGCAGCCTGCGCAGCTGGGCGAAGCTCATTTGCCCCGAGACCCGGCTGCCCGCGATCTTGCGCGTGTCCGAGTCCTGTGCCCGCACGTTCTGGTCGAGCTGCACCCAGAGGTAGGCCAGCTCGTCGGGCGAGTTGTTGTGGTAGGTGATCGTCTCGGTGCCGTAGAGGCGCTGCGTCACGTCGTCGAGCTCGATCTCCATCTCGTAGTCCGCCTCGTTCTGCCAGTACTGGTGACCCGGCGCGCCGGAAGCCGTCCGGTACACGTTCGGCGTCGGGGCTTCCTGCTTGATCTGGCGGAACTTGCTCCGGTTGATCGACTCAGGGCCCTTCTGGGCCATCACGGAGGTGGAAAGGCACGCGATGCTCAGCGCGCACACGTAGAAAAGCAGGCGTTTCGCCATGGATGATCTCCTGGTTTCTTTCAGTGTTGCGTTTCAGTCAATACAGATCGATATGAATTATGGAATATACGGTTTGGGCGGGCGCGTGTAAAGGATCATCCGGGGATGGTGAACTGCTCCACTAAACGACCTACGCCTTGGAGAAAAACATGGTCATGACCTCTATATCCTTGAACATGATCCTCAGCAGTTCCGCTTCCTCCTCGTCCTCCGTTTCAAGACCCACAGTAGCCAGCAGTGCAGCTACTGGAAACTGGAGTGCCAGCGTGGTGTCCGTAACCGTGTAACCCACACTGAATGTCTCGCCGTCTGATGTGGTGATGTTGATTCGATTGCCGGACACCTGGAACCGGTCAGGTGGCTCGTTATCGGCAACTACGGTGCCGTCGGCCCTGAAGTTAAGGGTAACGGAGAACGTCTCGCTGGTATCACCAAGCATGTCGGCTATCACCATGTCGGCCTGGCTCGCAGTCAGGCCTTCCCCGACAAGGTATTCCCGCAGGTTGGCTGCCAGTCTGGCATCGAAATCGTTCCCCGTGTATCTCCAGGTGCCGATCAATTTGGCGGCGGGATCCGGTTCCGGGGTCGGCGTCGGGGCCGTCGGCATGTCGTCATCGCCACAGGCCAATGTGAACATGACGGTCAGCATGAATAGAACACGCATGTCGTTTCTCCTGCGGGAAGGTCCCGCTATACTCGCCCGGGAGGACGGATATTCCGATCTGGTGTGTCGTCCGGCAATCTCGTTTCCCGCGGGGTGCTGCCTGGTCACTGAAGTAATACCGGAAGATACATGATATAAGCTCTTAAAATGAACTGTTTTGTACCTTTAATATGACAATACCGTGATATTTACCGATCATTCATGATTTAGGATGATTGTCCTCAAATGAGGTCGCAGACCGTTTACGTCCCAGTCGAAAACGCGATGGATAACCCCCGCGGACATCGAGGCAGGCATAGGGCAAGATCCGACAAAAGATTCGAGTTGCCTGCCTTGCCGAAATCGGATAACTTCGGTGCTCGTGGAAGCCGGCTCGAATATCATGTCGCGCGTGTCGCGCCGCACTGGCATATGGGAGGAGCCGAATGAAGTGGGGATACACCAGGATTGCCATGTCGGGTACGCTTCTGGCCGGTGGACTCCTTCTGGCGGCCGCCACGGCAGGTGAGGCCCGTTCGCTGGTCGCACCGCGCCACGCAACCCATCCCTTCTACATCAGCGTCTGCCAGGTCGATCACAACCCCGAATCCGGTGCGCTGGAGATGTCTTTTCGCATCTTCATGGACGACCTGGAACTGGCCCTGGAAACGATGGGCACGGATCGGCTGCACCTGGGAACGGAACGCGAAGTTGAAAAAGCGGATATTTACATTGACCGATATCTCGCGCGCCACGTCGTAATCGAGATTAACGGCCGTCGCGTCAGTGCCGCCTTTCTTGGAAAGGAAGTGGACACGGATGCGATCTGGTGTTACGTGGAGGTCGAGAACATCCCTGTGCTGGAATCGATGACCATGACGAATACACTGCTCCTCGAGACGTTTGAGGAGCAGGTCAATCTCGTGCACGTCAACGCCAACGGCCAGAAGAAGAGCCTGTTGTTCAGCCAACAACAGATTACGCAGACCCTGGACTTCTGAGCAGGATTCCCGGTCCCCTGCCAAAATCATCATCCCGTACCATGCCGCAGCACACGCGAAATGAAGCCCGCATCGTAGACCTGGATGAGTTCCCCGGCCCGAAGGCCAGGGAAGACCTGGGCGCCATCGTCGCCACCTCAGGGGGGTACGATCCGCTTCATCCCGGCCACGTCTCCTGCCTGCTGGAGTCGTCGGCCCATGGCGATACCCTGGTCGTTATCGTCAACGGCGACGGGTTTCTTCGCCGCAAGAAGGGCAAGCCCTTCATGGATCTCAGGGCCCGTTGCCAGGTCGTCTCCTGTATCCGCGGCGTGGACTACGTCATACCTTTTGAAATAGAAGACGACGATACGGTCTGCGAGGCCCTGAGGGTGATCCGGCCCCGCGTGTTCACCAAGGGCGGTGACCGGACCGACATGTCCAATATACCCGAGTGGAGCGTATGCAAGGAACTCGGCATCGAAGTGATTTCGGGGGTGGGGTTGGACAAGGCCTGGAGCAGTTCCGACTACCTGGAATCGTGGGGACGATTCTGGGCCGGTCGTACGGACCGCGGGTAGGGCCAAAAGGGTAATTGCTGCTTGTCCCGTGTCCGCTGCCGTCTTATAATCCTCGTTACACGAGAATCACCCGAATGCTCCCGGATGACCCGGAGGACAGCATGGCCAGCAGATACCGCGCCGCCGTGATCGGCCTCGGCCGCATGGGCAGCACCTTCGACGACGAGATCGACCAGGGCGGATCCATTTTCCTGCCTTACTGCCACGCGCCGTCCTACCATGCCGCGCCGGATGTGGACCTGGTCGCCGGGGCGGATCCCCACAAAGAGCAGAGCTCGATATTCGGCGAGCGCTGGGGCATCGAAGGTGGTCACCTTTATGCGGACTACCGCGATATGCTCGAGCAGGAGCGTATCGATCTGCTCAGCGTCTGCACCACGGCCCGGATCCGATCACAGATCGTTCAGGATGCCGCCCGGGCCGGCGTGAAGGCCATTTGGGCGGAAAAGCCCATCGCCCTGACCCTGGCCGAGGCGGACGCCATGGTGGAGACCTGCGCGAAGCACGGCGTCGCCCTGGCCATCAACTGCGCGCGGCGCTGGCATCCGTTCTTCTCCCACGCGAAGACCATGATCGAAGAAGACGAACTCGGCGAGATCGTACAGGTGACGGGCTACGGCCAGTGCGGTCTTTCCCACAACGGCAGCCACCTCATCGATATTGTCCGGTACATGGCGGGCGGCAGGGTCGAATGGGTGTACGGCGAGATGGAATCCGACGAGGCCGCGGCGGGCGAGAAAGATCTCATGGGCAACGGATACCTGGCCTTCGACAACGGGGTCCGGGCCTTTGTCCGCGGCATGCCCTGCGGGATCGCGAACTGGGAGATCGACGTCCTTGGCACGAAGGGCCGCTTCCGCTCCATCGCGAACGGGCAGGACGCCGAACTGGTGAAGCTGCATCCCGGCGGTCCGCGGGGCAGAGGCGTGCCCGCCCGCATGCCGTTTCCCTGGCCGGCCCGGTACCCATCCATGGGGCTGACCATCGTCGCGGACCTGATTTCGGCCGTCGAAAACGGCCATCCCCCGAAGTGTTCCGGGGTGGACGGGCGCGAGGCCCTGGAAGTGGCCATCGCCCTCCGGGAATCCCATCGAAGGAAAGGGCAGAAGGTTCACCTACCCGTGCCGGATCGTGAACTGGGCATCCTGTCCGCCGAAATACACCAGGACGACGTACCGGCGCGCGTCCGGCGCCTGCGGGGTTAGTGCGGCGCGCGTCCGGCGCCTGCGGGGTTAGGAGACCGAATGAAGCTCGGGTTCGTGACCTACCAGATCGGCCGGGACTGGGACGTGCCGGCCATCATCGACATGTGCGGAAGGACGGGTTTCACGGGCGTGGAACTCCGCACGACCCATGCCCACGGCGTGGAATCCTCGTTGAGTGCGGGCGAGCGTTCGGAGGTACGGCGGCGTTTCGAGGACGGCGGCGTGGACCTGGTGGGACTTGGAACGGCCTTCGAGTATCATTCGGTCGATCCGGACGAGGTGCGGTCGAACGTGGACGGAACCGTCGAGTATGCGAAACTGGCGGCTGACCTCGGTTGTCCGGGCGTCAAAGTGCGCCCCAACGGCCTGCAAACCGAAGCGGGCATTCCCGAAGAGGCGACCCTGGAGCAAATCGGGAAAGCGGTCGGGGAATGCGCGGAAGCGGCCGGCGGCCTCGGCGTGCAGATCCGGGTCGAGGTGCACGGCAAGGACACCCAGGAGCCGCGGCGCATGCGCGCCATCATGGACCACGCGGACCATCCCAATGCATATGTCTGCTGGAACTCGAATTTCGGCGAAGTGGTTAACGGATCCATCGAGACCAACTACCGGCTGCTTGCCCACAAGATCGGCCTGGTGCACATCACCGAGATCTATCGCGCGGAATATCCCTGGCGGGAGCTCTTCCGGTTGCTTCAAGCGGACGGTTATGAAGGATACACGCTTGCGGAAATCGCCCACAGCCCCGAACCCGAGCGGCTGATGGGCTACTACAAGGCCCTCTGGGAAGTGTACCAGGCGTAAGCGACCGCTGGGCGCGTGCCAACGCTTGAGTGCCCGTGTGGCGCAATCCTTCGATTCCGGTCCATAATGAAAGGGATCTCCTATAAATGACGACGGCACAGAAGATATCGCAGGAGGCGGTCTACCGCAAAAGGACGCCGGGATCCTGTGAAGCGTTCAAGCGCGCGGGTGAAGTCATGCCCGGCGTCGCCAAGGGCGCCTACTACTACGCGCCGTACCCGGTCACCATCGCGCGGGCAGAAGGCTGCCACCTGTACGACGTGGACGGCAACCGGTACGTGGATTTCGCCAACCACCACACGACGCAGATCCTGGGGCACAATCACCCGGCCGTCGTTCAAGCCGTGGAGCGACAGCTGGAGCAGGGCATTGCAGTGGCCGCTCCCATGGGAATCGAAACGGTGCTGGCGGACGAGCTGTGCCGGAGAGTGGACTCCCTGGAGATGGTCCGGTTCTGCAACTCCGGGACGGAGGCGACCCTCCACGCGATCCGGCTGGCGCGGGAGTATACGGGCCGTCACCTCATCGCCAAGTTCGAAGGGGGCTACCACGGCAGCCACGACGCCGTCGAAATCAGCACTTCACCCGATCCGGCGAAGGCGGGTCCCGCGGATCGGCCGGTGCCCGTGGCCAGCGCGGGAGGCATGCCGCCCAACGCCACCGACAACGTCGTCATCCTGCCCTTCGACGACGAAGCGGCCGTCGAGGCGATTGTCGCGGAGAAAAGCGACGAACTGGCGGCCGTGATCCTCGACCCGAAGACGGGCGTCATCCCCCAGCGATTGGACTTCGTGAAGGCGGTACGCGAGATCACCGCACGTCACCGCGTGCTCCTGATCCTGGACGAGATCGTGGGATTCCGCGCGTCACCGGGCGGGGTCCAGGCCCAGTGCGGCATTCTGCCCGACCTGAGCACCTACGGAAAGATCGTGGGCGGTGGGTTTCCCGCGGGCGCTTTCGGCGGCCGCAGGGAACTGATGTCCCTGCTGGATCCCACCCAGGGCAAGGCCCGGGTTTTCCAGAGCGGATCCTTCAGCGCACACCCCGTCACCATGGCCGCGGGCCTCGCCATGCTGGAAGTGCTGACGCCCGACGTGTATACAAGACTCGACCGTCTCACCGATCGTCTCGTGCATGGTCTTGAAGACGTGTTCGCCCGCACGGGTACCGTGGCGACGGTGGCCGCGTCCGGCTCCACCTTCAGCATCTATTTCACAAGGGAACCGGTCCGAACCTACCGCGCCGTGGCGGCGGCCGACAAGGGACCCGTGGCCGCGGTATTTCTTGGCTTGCTGAACCGCGGTTACTACCTGTCGAACGGCCTCGCCATGAACTGCCTTTCCGCGGCCATGGACGAATCGCATGTCGACGGTCTCGTCGAGGCGGTGGCCGGTACGCTGGAAGAAATCTGACGTTCCACCTGGACAGCACGGTCCGCCTGGCCAGCACAATCCGTCTGGACTGAATTCACCGACCATCTATTCATCACAGGAAAAGAACCATGCACTATTCAATCAAGTATGCTGCCGCCCTGCTCGGCGCCGTCTCCGCCTTCTTCCTGGTCCCCTTGCTGATCGCGGCGCAAGGCGGTTCCGGGGAATCGGCCGCGCGGCCCCTTCCGCCGGACGCCTCCCCTCGGGACCAGCAGGTCTTCAGGTACATGAGCCCGGAGCCCCGCACCCTCGATTCCGCAATCAACGACTACGACACGGAAGACACCATCATCCCCTTCGAGCCCCTGCTCCGCCGCGATCCGAACTGGAATCCGGAACCCGCGGCCGCGGACAGCTACACGTCTTCCCCGGACGGCAAGACGTGGACCTTCCACCTACGCCAGGGCGCGAGGTGGAGCGACGGCCG
Proteins encoded:
- a CDS encoding aspartate aminotransferase family protein; its protein translation is MTTAQKISQEAVYRKRTPGSCEAFKRAGEVMPGVAKGAYYYAPYPVTIARAEGCHLYDVDGNRYVDFANHHTTQILGHNHPAVVQAVERQLEQGIAVAAPMGIETVLADELCRRVDSLEMVRFCNSGTEATLHAIRLAREYTGRHLIAKFEGGYHGSHDAVEISTSPDPAKAGPADRPVPVASAGGMPPNATDNVVILPFDDEAAVEAIVAEKSDELAAVILDPKTGVIPQRLDFVKAVREITARHRVLLILDEIVGFRASPGGVQAQCGILPDLSTYGKIVGGGFPAGAFGGRRELMSLLDPTQGKARVFQSGSFSAHPVTMAAGLAMLEVLTPDVYTRLDRLTDRLVHGLEDVFARTGTVATVAASGSTFSIYFTREPVRTYRAVAAADKGPVAAVFLGLLNRGYYLSNGLAMNCLSAAMDESHVDGLVEAVAGTLEEI
- the lepB gene encoding signal peptidase I — encoded protein: MHPRIRTIGREIVSFGLIALVLLAARSTLADHYTVPSGSMEYTLLPGDRIFVAKYTYGFRFPFTDWKLTEGREVERGEVVIFDSPVEDIRLVKRIVAVGGDTVSVRGGQVSINGAPMSSYTDMREEHYGERRVRLNLSYSGGEDYGPEIIPPGHLLAIGDARGNSKDGRVFGFISKEAVYGRAVSVYYRSDEGLCWLKL
- a CDS encoding adenylyltransferase/cytidyltransferase family protein — translated: MPQHTRNEARIVDLDEFPGPKAREDLGAIVATSGGYDPLHPGHVSCLLESSAHGDTLVVIVNGDGFLRRKKGKPFMDLRARCQVVSCIRGVDYVIPFEIEDDDTVCEALRVIRPRVFTKGGDRTDMSNIPEWSVCKELGIEVISGVGLDKAWSSSDYLESWGRFWAGRTDRG
- a CDS encoding sugar phosphate isomerase/epimerase — translated: MKLGFVTYQIGRDWDVPAIIDMCGRTGFTGVELRTTHAHGVESSLSAGERSEVRRRFEDGGVDLVGLGTAFEYHSVDPDEVRSNVDGTVEYAKLAADLGCPGVKVRPNGLQTEAGIPEEATLEQIGKAVGECAEAAGGLGVQIRVEVHGKDTQEPRRMRAIMDHADHPNAYVCWNSNFGEVVNGSIETNYRLLAHKIGLVHITEIYRAEYPWRELFRLLQADGYEGYTLAEIAHSPEPERLMGYYKALWEVYQA
- a CDS encoding Gfo/Idh/MocA family oxidoreductase → MLPDDPEDSMASRYRAAVIGLGRMGSTFDDEIDQGGSIFLPYCHAPSYHAAPDVDLVAGADPHKEQSSIFGERWGIEGGHLYADYRDMLEQERIDLLSVCTTARIRSQIVQDAARAGVKAIWAEKPIALTLAEADAMVETCAKHGVALAINCARRWHPFFSHAKTMIEEDELGEIVQVTGYGQCGLSHNGSHLIDIVRYMAGGRVEWVYGEMESDEAAAGEKDLMGNGYLAFDNGVRAFVRGMPCGIANWEIDVLGTKGRFRSIANGQDAELVKLHPGGPRGRGVPARMPFPWPARYPSMGLTIVADLISAVENGHPPKCSGVDGREALEVAIALRESHRRKGQKVHLPVPDRELGILSAEIHQDDVPARVRRLRG
- a CDS encoding M1 family metallopeptidase; this encodes MAQKGPESINRSKFRQIKQEAPTPNVYRTASGAPGHQYWQNEADYEMEIELDDVTQRLYGTETITYHNNSPDELAYLWVQLDQNVRAQDSDTRKIAGSRVSGQMSFAQLRRLLNDFDGGFKVEWVRDRRDNPLPHTINNTMMRVDIPEPLRPGRSFTFKIKWWYNINDRMKIGGRSGFEYFEEDDNYLYAIAQYFPRMAVYNEVEGWQNKQFLGRGEFTLPFGDYKVSITVPADHIVAATGVLQNPKDVLTDEQQARFERSRTADEPVMIVTEAEAIEAEKGRATEKKTWVFHGDNVRDFAFASSRKFIWDAMGVMSGPQHVMAMSFYPKEGNPLWERYSTKVVAHTMDVYSKYTFYYPYPTSISVHTNRIGMEYPMICFNGGRPEPDGTYSERTKYGMISVIIHEVGHNYFPMIVNSDERQWTWMDEGLNTFLQYLAEQEWDTEYPSRRGPAHQIVNYMKGDVERISPIMTNSESVFQLGPNAYGKPATALNILRETVMGRELFDHAFRSYSQRWMFKHPSPEDFFRSMEDASAVDLDWFWRGWFYSTDHVDLGLGDVKWFQINTRNPDVEKEIARADRAEENRGISYARNQTDITDPMVAQDSTLVDFYNRYDPFEVSILDQDEYESYLATLSPEDLAILESGKHFYELTFENVGGLVMPVILEFEFEDGTKEVQRIPAEIWRYRDDRVTKVFVMDQQVERITLDPFLETADTNLSNNVWPPQSKPTRFQLFKQRRRTPENPMQRQQRADDREQEEAEETKTETQ